AACTTTTATTATTAAATATTAATTCATAGTATGAAAGCAGCCTATTTAATTTTAGTTCATCGTGATTTTGATCATTTAATAAGGATCGTGAATAGCTTGGTTCATCCTAATGTTACTTTTTTTATCCATGTAGATAAAAAGATCGAATTCGATGTGGATAATCTCTCTCAAAGAATGCCTCAAAATGCAAATTTCTTTTTTATTGAGGAACGAATTAATGTTTCCTGGGGTGGATTTAGTTTAACTTATGCATGTTTAGAGCTATTATGGGCAAGTTTACAACACGGTCAATATGATTATTTCAGTCTTTTGAGTGGTCAGGATTTTCCTTTAAAATCAACCCATGAGATCTTACAATTTTTAGAAGATAATTCAGGAAAAGAATTTATTGAACACTGGGCAATACCAGATCCTCGCTGGGTTGGAAACGGAGGAAGAGATCGTTATGAATATTATTGGCTTGTAGATGAAATTGGAATACAAGCTAGTCAAATTTTTGTGGAAATTCAACGTAATGAAAATCAAAAACGAAATCTGCCATTTAACTTAAAACCTTATGGTGGTTCTCAATGGTTTACTATTACTCAAGCATGTGCTCAATATATTTACACTTATTTAACCGATCATGAAGAAGTTGTTGATTTCTTTCAATATACTTTAATATCAGACGAGATATTAATTCCAACAATTGTTTTAAATTCTGAATTTAAAAGGAATGTTATAAACAATAATCTCCGTTATATTGACTGGGGAACTGGCCCTCATCCAAAAACATTAGGGATGTCCGATATTCAATCACTTTTATCAAGCAATTGTCACTTTGCAAGAAAATTTGACCACTTATTTGATGCCGATGTTATTCAAGAATTAGAAACAAGAATTTTTAAAGAGAACTAAAGAATTATATAAGGGTTATATTGATACTTTAAAGCCATGCAGTTAATTCTCTGCTTTAACGCTAAAAAACCTCTCACTTTTCCGAAATTCATGAAATTAAGAATCATCCCAGAACTTGGGCTTGTCTAGCTGTTTTTTAAGTTGACGACCCAGTTTTCTTAGGTTTGTCTTTTATATATCTCAACTCATCAATTTTGTTACCGGGTTCCAAGCAACTCAAATTATTTACAAGCCAATCTAAGCCCTCAGCATTCAATTATAATGGTAAAGCAGAGTTATTTATCCGATATTTTAAAACAATATTGGCAAATTTTGAATGGTGATTTCAAGAGTGTCGTTAATTGAAGGACTGATCTCAAAAACCCCATATTTAATTGCAGACTTCTCACCCCAACATTCTGTTTACAATTAATCTATCAAATATTTCAGAAACAAGAAAGGATTGTTTGTATTGCAAAAGTGAATATACTTGCAAGTAAATTTTTTCTGCAAAAACATAAGTTTTGACCCTCCTCCATTACTTACAAATTTAAGAATGTCGAAAACTTTAAAATCCAGATCTGTACCTATGATAAACAGTCATGATTATCTCAAAGCGTTTTGCTGTATCTTCAAAAAGCTTGGCTACATTGCCAAATGCTTGATTGCTTTTTGTTACATCTGAATAACCGAAGTCTTTTTGGATAGAAATAAAAGGATACAGAGTCATTTTGTTACTAGTCATTTCAGAAAACTTTCCATCGGCGGTATCTTCATTGGTAAATTTTTCATCTAAAATAGTTTGAAAGAACTTTTTATAAATTACTAGAAACTGTGTTCCCCAGAATGAATTAATCCAATATCTGTTTTCTGTGATAGGAACTGCAAGGTTAAAGCCGCTTACACCTCCTGATAAAATATTAATGCCCTGATCGTGAGCATCGATAATATTCTCCAACAAAAATTGTTTGGAATAACTTGCTGTAAACTCATGATCGTCTTCACAGATAATAATCACGTCCTCGTCATTCGCCATGGCCAGTTTCACAATTTTAACGATGCTCTGCCAAAGCCCCACTGCTCCTATCTCATGTTTACAGGCTTCCACTAGCGTGACATCAAACTCTCTCTTTCCATCAAATTGCTTTTTTATATGGGTTAAACGGTCTACTCTTTCTTTTAGATTTATAATATAAGTAGGTATAGTTATATCATCATAAGTATCAATTTGGCTCATTCGCTATATTTTTAAATCATAAAAAAATGCTACTTCTTTCAGCTGTGAAAGTTTTTCTGAAGAATCTTTAAATATCTGGGTGACGTAGCCTTCATTTTCATCATTTTTGCGGGTAACATCCGAATAACCAAATTCTTTCTGTATAGAAATATAGGGATGTATTAACATCTTGTTAGTGGTTAAAGACGATATTTTATAATCTGCAGCATCGCCATGCACAAATTCAACTTCCAAAATGATGCTAAAAAACTTCTTGTAGATCACCGTAAACTGCAGACCTGAAAATTTCTCTACCCAAAACAGATCATGAGAAATTTGAAGAGCAGAATTAAACCAACTTGCCCCTCCTAATAATATATCAGCACCTTTGTCTTTAGCCTCCTTAATATTTTTGAACAAGGATTCTTTTGTATAATGGTTTGTAAACTGGTGATCATCTTCGCAAATAATGATATACTCTTCATCTCCGTGCAATAAATTTTGTAGAATATGCTTTATTGTATTCCACAAACCTATAGCTCCCACTTTATGTTCGCAGGCCTCAACTATATTTAAATCAAATTCTTCTCGTTTTTTAAATTCGTTTAACAAATGAACTCTTCGATCAACTCGACGTTTTAAATTGATTGCGAATATTGGGAAGTTTGGCTTTGCCATAAATGAATTTCAAGTTAATTATGTAACTGAGTCTTTAATTGTCAGGAAAATTTAATCTTCCGAGCAGACCAGATTCTAGTCCCTAAAAAGTGAGAGCTCACTTTTAATCAAGAAAAGCAAGCATTTTCACAAAAATTACTTGCCTCAGCCACACAACCTGGTCCACTACCTCCAAACGCCATGCATGTTGACATTCTACTATCATAACAACCAGAATAACATACATACGGATCATAACTCCCGCTTCCTGCCCCGCCCAATACATTTTTCAATTGCTCTCTGGTGAACACTTCTGAAGTTTCTAAGTTCAGTTTTTTTAATGTTAACTTTTTCATTTTTATTTCTTGTTAAAATTCAAAATAGATTAATGCTCTCGTTTTAGCCGTGAAGCGGCAACTGCTTTGGTTTCAGCAACAGAGGTGCACCTTCTATATTTTATTCATTACATTCTTTTGGAAAGAGGAATTTAGTTAGGGTTCATGAAAGAGGTTGCTAATTATGCAATGAATTAAAAACTTTACACTTACTTCAATGCTAAATTAATTACCCCAAAAGGAGTAACTCCATGTTTTTTCATAGCCCGTTTATTGTCTATATATTCAATATTCTTAATTTGACTCATTTCTAACTTAGCTAATGTTGCCTCTTTCTCCTTATTGGTCAATAGTTGTCCGTTGATTGAAATTGGAAGCCGTATATCCAAATTGTATTTATAACTAGCAATAAAATCTGGACGAGAATATAATATACTATCAATTTTAGATTCCATATTTGATTTGTCACTCTCTATTATCATTACGGGCTTATCTGTATAAATTCCTAAACGAACTATTTCTTCTTTATCTGTAATGCATTTTATCCTCTCAAAATTTTTAATGGAATAATTATTCTTAATAATTATTCCATTAAAAATTCGCAAATACGAAGTATCATTTACTTTGAAGTTAATCAGTATGTTGGATTGAGGCGGTTGGTTAATTTGTGCCCATCCATTTACCCCAATAAAAAAGAATATTAT
Above is a window of Solitalea lacus DNA encoding:
- a CDS encoding beta-1,6-N-acetylglucosaminyltransferase; this translates as MKAAYLILVHRDFDHLIRIVNSLVHPNVTFFIHVDKKIEFDVDNLSQRMPQNANFFFIEERINVSWGGFSLTYACLELLWASLQHGQYDYFSLLSGQDFPLKSTHEILQFLEDNSGKEFIEHWAIPDPRWVGNGGRDRYEYYWLVDEIGIQASQIFVEIQRNENQKRNLPFNLKPYGGSQWFTITQACAQYIYTYLTDHEEVVDFFQYTLISDEILIPTIVLNSEFKRNVINNNLRYIDWGTGPHPKTLGMSDIQSLLSSNCHFARKFDHLFDADVIQELETRIFKEN